The following coding sequences lie in one Nitratireductor mangrovi genomic window:
- a CDS encoding flavin-dependent oxidoreductase: MPKDPVLIAGGGIGGLAMALTLDQIGVDCIVLEAVRDLRPLGVGINLQPNAVRELDDLGIGSGELDRIGLPTREWALVGLNGNDIYSEPRGLLAGYQWPQYSVHRGELQMLLYRKLVERAGADVVRPGRRVSGYRNEADGTVTAIVERADGGGREELTGSMLIGADGLHSAVRAQMHPAQPPIHWGGAIMWRGVSPGVPIRSGASFVGLGTHRHRFVFYPISAPDPETGLAVINWIAEVTVDASEGWKDSGWFKPVAISDFIGHFEGWTWDWLDLPALLRRAEIAYQNPMIDRDPIPTWQDGMVVLIGDAAHPMYPTGSNGASQAIVDARVLGAALVEHGLTREALADLDGKLCGPISEVVLRNRGAGPFGLLNMVDERCGGTFDNIDDVIPADERAAFMAGYKTAAGFAIEKLNASPRTIAAGARVA, translated from the coding sequence ATGCCCAAAGATCCAGTGTTGATCGCCGGCGGCGGCATAGGCGGGCTGGCCATGGCGCTGACGCTCGACCAGATAGGCGTCGACTGCATCGTCCTAGAGGCGGTCCGGGACCTGCGCCCCCTGGGTGTGGGCATCAATCTGCAACCCAATGCCGTGCGCGAACTCGACGATCTCGGCATCGGAAGCGGCGAACTGGACCGCATCGGGCTGCCGACACGAGAATGGGCGTTGGTCGGCCTCAACGGCAACGACATCTATTCCGAGCCGCGGGGCCTGCTGGCCGGCTACCAATGGCCGCAATATTCGGTCCACCGCGGCGAACTGCAGATGCTGCTGTATCGCAAGCTGGTTGAGCGCGCCGGCGCAGACGTCGTGCGTCCCGGACGGCGCGTCAGCGGCTATCGCAACGAAGCCGACGGGACCGTGACCGCAATCGTTGAGCGTGCCGATGGTGGCGGCCGCGAGGAACTCACAGGCTCGATGCTGATCGGCGCCGACGGTTTGCATTCGGCGGTCCGGGCGCAGATGCATCCGGCCCAGCCGCCGATCCACTGGGGCGGCGCGATCATGTGGCGCGGCGTGAGCCCCGGCGTGCCGATACGATCCGGCGCTTCCTTCGTCGGACTGGGCACGCATCGTCACCGCTTCGTCTTCTACCCGATCTCGGCGCCCGATCCCGAGACCGGCCTTGCGGTGATCAACTGGATCGCCGAAGTGACCGTCGACGCGTCCGAGGGGTGGAAGGACAGCGGCTGGTTCAAGCCGGTCGCGATCTCAGACTTCATCGGCCATTTCGAGGGTTGGACCTGGGACTGGCTCGACCTGCCGGCGCTGCTTCGCCGCGCCGAGATCGCCTATCAAAACCCGATGATCGACCGCGACCCAATCCCGACCTGGCAGGACGGAATGGTGGTGCTCATCGGCGATGCAGCGCATCCGATGTACCCGACCGGGTCCAACGGTGCCAGCCAGGCGATCGTCGACGCCCGCGTGCTCGGCGCAGCACTGGTCGAGCACGGGCTGACGCGGGAGGCGCTGGCCGACCTCGACGGCAAGCTTTGCGGGCCGATCTCCGAGGTGGTGTTGCGCAACCGCGGCGCCGGGCCGTTCGGGTTGCTCAACATGGTCGACGAGCGTTGCGGCGGCACCTTTGACAATATCGATGACGTGATTCCGGCTGACGAGCGGGCGGCCTTCATGGCCGGGTACAAAACGGCGGCCGGCTTCGCCATCGAAAAGCTGAATGCCTCGCCACGGACGATCGCGGCTGGCGCGCGGGTCGCGTAA
- a CDS encoding helix-turn-helix domain-containing protein encodes MDSLINAAARALASGDTLGALKRVATRDDAPALALRGIAMAQLGEFDSAKVLLRRAARAFGPREAVARARCIVAEAEIALVSRDLGRPATKLAAARATLEAHGDRANALHARNIEARRLLLVGRLGEAEALLTEAVPETFPPALRAGHELVTAGIAIRRLEARRAGEALRRAGLAARQAGIEALAADVESASLALTVPAARLIARGTERPLLLAEVETILTTDALIFDACRSLVGHRDQTVSLASRPVLFALARALAEAWPNDVARSDLLKRAFGARHVDESHRARLRVEIGRLRATLRPLVGIEATSTGFTLAPPPATDVVVLAPPVDEKDAAVLALLADGESWSSSSLALALGASPRTVQRALERLAESGKVQAYGRGRAHRWVAASVPGFPTALLLPGALAID; translated from the coding sequence TTGGACTCGCTGATCAATGCCGCCGCCCGCGCACTCGCCTCCGGCGACACGCTCGGCGCGCTCAAGCGGGTGGCCACCCGCGACGACGCGCCGGCGCTGGCACTGCGCGGCATCGCCATGGCCCAGCTTGGCGAGTTCGACAGCGCCAAGGTGCTGCTGCGGCGCGCGGCTCGCGCTTTTGGCCCGCGCGAAGCGGTTGCACGCGCCCGCTGTATCGTGGCCGAGGCCGAGATAGCGCTTGTCTCGCGTGACCTCGGCCGACCTGCAACCAAGCTGGCGGCGGCGCGAGCGACGCTTGAAGCGCATGGCGACCGCGCCAACGCGCTGCACGCCCGTAACATCGAGGCGCGGCGTCTGCTCCTTGTCGGCCGCCTCGGCGAGGCCGAAGCGCTGCTGACGGAAGCCGTTCCCGAGACCTTTCCGCCGGCGCTGAGGGCAGGGCACGAACTGGTAACAGCCGGCATCGCCATCCGACGCCTGGAGGCACGGCGTGCCGGCGAGGCCTTGCGCCGCGCCGGGCTGGCCGCCCGCCAGGCCGGCATCGAAGCGCTGGCCGCGGATGTGGAGAGCGCGTCGCTTGCCCTGACAGTGCCAGCCGCCCGCCTGATCGCGCGGGGCACGGAACGACCGCTCCTGCTGGCCGAGGTCGAAACGATACTGACTACCGATGCGCTGATTTTCGACGCCTGCCGCAGCCTCGTCGGACATCGCGACCAGACGGTCTCGCTGGCGAGCCGGCCTGTCCTGTTCGCGCTGGCCCGCGCCCTCGCCGAGGCCTGGCCCAACGACGTGGCCAGGAGCGACTTACTCAAGCGAGCGTTCGGCGCGCGCCATGTCGACGAATCGCATCGTGCCCGGCTGCGGGTCGAAATCGGGCGTCTGCGCGCCACGCTTCGCCCCCTCGTCGGCATCGAGGCCACTTCAACTGGCTTTACGCTCGCGCCTCCGCCGGCGACCGACGTCGTTGTGCTGGCTCCGCCAGTCGACGAGAAGGACGCCGCGGTTCTGGCGCTTCTCGCCGATGGCGAATCCTGGTCGAGTTCGTCGCTCGCCCTGGCGCTGGGCGCCAGCCCGCGCACGGTGCAGCGAGCGCTCGAAAGGCTGGCTGAAAGCGGCAAGGTCCAGGCCTATGGCCGCGGGCGGGCGCATCGCTGGGTTGCCGCCAGCGTTCCGGGTTTCCCGACAGCCTTGTTACTCCCGGGCGCGCTGGCGATCGACTAG
- a CDS encoding M23 family metallopeptidase, producing MHNVEQTIAVLGTEPPLAAGGRSGPPDRREVSARWLSGTFLTGLTSTVLMGAALLAALDGREQLATPPEIVAVDDMAAADGDGEAAKAARVLVPRSSNRARDRRRMEVSTVSRVDDRDLVRTVPFVQVKMSLAAAHATSRDYPPFDPLQVFAEDDAVQTATTGLIYGAKVESEVSLKTVDFPIETAAFDERSRLSADEVEQVVRTTGAILTDGDIQIAALHYVDPQRFGESLATATLSASYGVRIVQENVSVAHQDTETSAPFFNEEIIAVRSERPITDILADAGYEGDDAAAMAEALGRLLDAPGLKPGNVLRLGVESLAEQSRIMRASVYANATHLRTVAVDDRDQFVPADEPEAHPEVAAAFNEEQPVVRVRGELPRAYDGIYRAAYAYGMTRDMTKQLIKLLAADVDFQSRVSPSDQIEVFFSQPEQDDSASEDSELLYVKATFGGNTRTFYRFRMEDGTADYFDSEGRSAKQFLLRNPVPNGRFRSGFGMRRHPILGYRKMHTGVDWSAPRGTPIIASGNGTVEKAGWVGGYGRQTIIRHANGYKTSYSHQSAIAKGVVPGAKVRQGQVVGYVGSTGLSTGNHLHYELIVNGTKVDPMRVRLPTGRVLKDQELEAFNRERERIDALLAEENEGSLKLASR from the coding sequence ATGCATAATGTTGAGCAGACGATAGCCGTGCTCGGCACCGAGCCGCCGCTGGCCGCAGGTGGTCGCAGTGGCCCGCCGGACCGCCGCGAGGTGTCGGCGCGCTGGCTCTCCGGCACCTTTCTGACCGGTCTGACCTCGACCGTTCTGATGGGTGCCGCCCTGCTCGCCGCGCTCGACGGGCGCGAGCAGCTCGCCACGCCGCCCGAGATCGTCGCCGTCGACGACATGGCCGCCGCCGATGGTGACGGCGAAGCCGCCAAGGCGGCCCGCGTGCTGGTACCGCGCAGTTCCAATCGCGCCCGCGACCGCAGGCGCATGGAAGTGTCGACGGTGAGCCGGGTCGACGACCGCGACCTGGTGCGCACCGTTCCGTTCGTGCAGGTGAAGATGTCACTCGCCGCCGCGCACGCCACCAGCCGCGATTATCCGCCTTTCGACCCGCTGCAGGTCTTCGCCGAGGATGACGCCGTCCAGACTGCCACAACCGGCCTGATCTACGGCGCCAAGGTGGAAAGCGAGGTCAGCCTCAAGACCGTCGACTTCCCGATCGAGACGGCAGCCTTCGACGAACGCAGCCGTCTTTCGGCGGACGAGGTCGAGCAGGTGGTGCGCACCACCGGCGCGATCCTGACCGACGGCGACATCCAGATCGCCGCGCTGCATTATGTCGATCCGCAGCGTTTCGGCGAGTCGCTGGCGACCGCGACGCTGTCGGCGTCCTACGGCGTTCGCATCGTCCAGGAGAATGTTTCGGTCGCCCACCAGGATACCGAGACTTCCGCGCCGTTCTTCAACGAGGAGATCATCGCGGTTCGCAGCGAGCGTCCGATCACCGACATCCTGGCCGACGCCGGTTACGAGGGCGACGATGCCGCGGCGATGGCGGAAGCGCTCGGCAGGCTGCTCGACGCTCCCGGCCTGAAACCCGGCAACGTGCTTCGCCTCGGCGTGGAATCGTTGGCTGAGCAAAGCCGCATCATGCGGGCCAGCGTCTACGCGAATGCCACTCACCTGCGCACCGTGGCGGTCGACGACCGCGACCAGTTCGTTCCCGCCGACGAACCCGAGGCACATCCCGAGGTCGCCGCCGCCTTCAACGAGGAACAGCCGGTCGTGCGCGTGCGCGGAGAACTGCCGCGCGCATATGACGGCATCTATCGCGCCGCCTATGCCTACGGCATGACCCGCGACATGACCAAGCAGTTGATCAAGCTCCTGGCCGCGGATGTCGACTTCCAGTCGCGCGTCAGCCCGTCCGACCAGATCGAGGTCTTCTTCTCCCAGCCGGAGCAGGATGACTCCGCCTCCGAGGATTCCGAGCTCCTCTACGTGAAGGCGACTTTCGGCGGCAATACGCGCACCTTCTACCGCTTCCGCATGGAGGACGGCACCGCCGACTATTTCGATTCCGAGGGCCGCAGCGCGAAGCAGTTTCTGCTGCGCAACCCGGTGCCCAATGGCCGCTTCCGTTCCGGCTTCGGCATGCGCCGGCACCCGATCCTCGGCTACCGCAAGATGCACACCGGCGTCGACTGGTCGGCTCCGCGCGGTACGCCGATCATTGCCTCGGGCAATGGCACGGTCGAAAAGGCCGGCTGGGTCGGCGGCTACGGGCGGCAGACCATCATCCGCCACGCCAATGGCTACAAGACTTCCTACAGCCACCAGAGCGCGATCGCCAAGGGCGTCGTGCCGGGGGCCAAGGTCCGGCAGGGCCAGGTCGTCGGCTATGTCGGTTCGACAGGCCTCAGCACCGGCAACCACCTGCATTATGAACTGATCGTCAACGGCACCAAGGTCGACCCGATGCGGGTGCGCCTACCCACCGGCAGGGTTCTCAAGGATCAGGAACTGGAAGCCTTCAACCGCGAGCGCGAGCGCATCGATGCGTTGCTTGCCGAGGAAAACGAAGGCTCGCTCAAGCTCGCCAGCCGCTGA
- a CDS encoding MFS transporter produces the protein MATSATTIAGDGAAPSEGRVFCPPASRKFVLLSAILASSMGFIDGSVVSLAMPAIRADLGGTLVDAQWISNSYMLFLSALVLLGGAAGDVFGVRNIFVTGIALFMVTSLFCAVAPDSETLIYMRAAQGVGAALMVPGSLAIIAKSYPASERGAAIGTWAAFSSLTTAAGPFLGGLLLSFGEDWMWRLIFAINVPIGFLAIGMLLLRVPRDRPADRRTLDIPGAVLATGGLWLMAWGLTAFGLPETARSLPPVAWIGAGVALFVAFVAWEGRAAAPMVKLELFRSKAFSGANIYTLILFFGFSAVLFFLPMTLVSAWGAKEWQASLMFLPLSLFIAGLSSRSGRLADRIGPRLPLTVGALLVGLSFAGLAATMPLREMWLVTLPVLTVMGLGMSILVSPLSSAVMLATPDEDTGLASGINNAVARAAGLMAVAALGAVAGLVFAAALPAGVDAAFGALPETQLSAAQEAARVAASDRAFQAVAAISAVLCLAGSAIAWFTQPHWRRGEQAPGGTEPA, from the coding sequence ATGGCCACGTCTGCCACGACCATTGCCGGCGACGGCGCCGCGCCTTCCGAAGGCCGCGTCTTCTGCCCGCCCGCGTCACGAAAGTTCGTGCTTTTGTCGGCCATTCTGGCGTCGTCGATGGGGTTCATCGACGGTTCGGTGGTGTCGCTGGCGATGCCGGCGATCCGCGCCGATCTCGGCGGCACGCTGGTCGACGCGCAATGGATCAGCAATTCCTACATGCTGTTTCTGTCGGCGCTTGTGCTCTTGGGCGGCGCGGCCGGCGATGTCTTCGGCGTGCGCAACATCTTCGTGACCGGCATCGCGCTCTTCATGGTGACGTCGCTCTTCTGCGCGGTCGCGCCCGACAGCGAGACGCTGATCTACATGCGCGCCGCGCAGGGGGTCGGCGCCGCGCTCATGGTGCCCGGCAGCCTCGCCATCATCGCCAAGTCCTACCCGGCCAGTGAACGTGGCGCGGCGATCGGCACCTGGGCGGCGTTTTCGTCGCTGACGACCGCGGCCGGTCCGTTCCTGGGCGGGCTTCTGCTTTCCTTTGGCGAGGACTGGATGTGGCGGCTGATCTTCGCCATCAACGTTCCGATCGGATTTCTGGCAATCGGCATGCTTTTGCTGCGTGTGCCGCGCGACCGCCCGGCGGACCGGCGCACCCTCGACATACCCGGCGCGGTGCTGGCGACCGGCGGCCTCTGGCTGATGGCCTGGGGGCTCACCGCATTCGGCTTGCCCGAGACCGCGCGGAGCTTGCCTCCCGTCGCGTGGATCGGCGCGGGCGTGGCCCTGTTCGTCGCCTTCGTCGCCTGGGAGGGGCGCGCCGCGGCGCCGATGGTCAAGCTCGAGCTCTTCCGCTCGAAGGCGTTTTCCGGCGCCAATATCTATACGCTGATCCTGTTCTTCGGTTTCTCGGCAGTGCTGTTCTTCCTGCCGATGACGCTGGTTTCGGCGTGGGGCGCGAAGGAGTGGCAGGCGAGCCTCATGTTCCTGCCGCTTTCGCTGTTCATCGCCGGCCTGTCGAGCCGGTCGGGACGCCTTGCGGACCGCATTGGCCCGCGCCTGCCGCTCACCGTCGGGGCGCTGCTGGTCGGGCTTTCCTTCGCCGGTCTCGCGGCCACCATGCCGCTGCGCGAGATGTGGCTGGTGACCTTGCCGGTGTTGACCGTGATGGGGCTCGGCATGTCGATCCTGGTCTCGCCGCTGTCGTCGGCAGTGATGCTGGCGACGCCGGACGAGGACACCGGGCTGGCCTCCGGCATCAACAATGCGGTGGCGCGGGCAGCGGGGCTGATGGCGGTTGCCGCCCTCGGCGCGGTGGCGGGTCTGGTGTTCGCGGCGGCGCTGCCGGCCGGCGTGGACGCCGCCTTCGGCGCGCTGCCGGAGACGCAGCTGTCGGCAGCGCAAGAGGCGGCGCGCGTCGCAGCGTCGGACCGGGCCTTCCAGGCCGTGGCGGCGATCTCGGCGGTACTCTGTCTGGCGGGAAGTGCCATCGCCTGGTTCACCCAGCCGCATTGGCGGCGCGGGGAGCAGGCCCCGGGTGGCACAGAGCCCGCCTGA
- a CDS encoding Vgb family protein, with protein MKHAQAEIVREYGPYEGIENVHGLTFDGKTVWFASGERLNALNPGDGALGRVIEVPADAGTAFDGQHLYQLADDRIQKIEPDSGRVVATIPTPGGAGSGLAWAEGSLWVGQHRNRKIVRVDPETGAVLRTIDCSRFVTGVTWVDSELWHGTWEAGESDLRRIDPDSGEVLHRLDLPPDTGVSGLESDGGDLFYCGGGASGKVRAIRRPRG; from the coding sequence ATGAAACATGCACAAGCCGAGATCGTCCGCGAATATGGCCCCTACGAAGGGATCGAGAACGTTCACGGGCTCACCTTCGATGGCAAGACCGTCTGGTTCGCCTCCGGCGAGCGCTTGAATGCGCTGAACCCTGGCGACGGAGCTCTCGGACGGGTGATCGAAGTGCCCGCCGATGCTGGTACGGCCTTCGACGGCCAGCACCTCTACCAGCTTGCCGACGACCGCATCCAAAAGATCGAGCCCGACAGCGGTCGCGTGGTCGCCACCATTCCGACCCCCGGCGGTGCCGGTTCCGGCCTTGCCTGGGCGGAAGGCTCGCTCTGGGTGGGCCAGCACCGCAACCGCAAGATCGTCCGGGTCGATCCCGAGACCGGAGCGGTGCTGCGCACCATCGACTGCAGCCGTTTCGTCACCGGGGTGACCTGGGTCGATAGCGAGTTGTGGCACGGCACCTGGGAAGCCGGAGAAAGCGACCTGCGTCGCATCGATCCGGACAGCGGCGAGGTGCTCCACCGCCTCGACCTGCCGCCCGACACTGGCGTATCCGGTCTCGAATCGGACGGCGGCGATCTGTTCTATTGCGGCGGTGGTGCCAGCGGCAAGGTGCGCGCCATTCGACGTCCGCGCGGCTGA
- a CDS encoding MmcQ/YjbR family DNA-binding protein, with the protein MTLDEYNTFCSTLPHATHVVQWGGADVWKVGGKVFAIAGWSREAMPYITFKASEMAYDILKEQPGLRPAPYLASRGMKWIQRFSDESMDDATLKDYLAESHRLASLNLTRKLQKELGLNQQR; encoded by the coding sequence ATGACCCTCGACGAATATAACACCTTCTGTTCGACGCTGCCGCACGCCACCCATGTCGTGCAATGGGGCGGCGCCGATGTCTGGAAGGTTGGCGGCAAGGTGTTCGCGATCGCCGGCTGGAGCCGCGAGGCGATGCCCTACATCACCTTCAAGGCGTCCGAGATGGCCTATGACATTCTGAAAGAGCAGCCCGGGCTGCGCCCTGCACCCTATCTCGCCTCGCGCGGGATGAAGTGGATCCAGCGCTTTTCCGACGAAAGCATGGATGACGCCACCCTCAAGGACTACCTGGCCGAGAGCCACAGGCTCGCCTCGCTCAACCTCACCAGGAAGCTGCAAAAGGAGCTCGGCCTCAACCAGCAGCGTTGA
- a CDS encoding dipeptidase, translating to MAAWREKHDWAGDAIVCDGLLPWVAALLPPGAKLTGQLARFAGAGFDHVSLTVAVGHEDAATALSRLGAIRRELGEEVGRIRIAHTRAEIEQARADGVLSVSFHFQTGVPFASDLDLVDAFAAAGIRRALLAYNEANLFADGCHEPRNAGLSSAGRRLVERMDDAGMVIDLSHCGERTTLDVLELALKTPPVFSHSNARALFDHERNISDEQIRRCAERGGYVGVNGVGMFLGAPRHQIPAAMARHAAHIAEIAGAGHIALGLDFMFLEGSDYGFYHRAKGRWPRGYPPPPWDFMQPEQLGDLVDALTKVGFSGPEVRGILGQNYLDAAV from the coding sequence ATGGCGGCGTGGCGCGAAAAGCATGACTGGGCGGGAGACGCCATTGTCTGCGACGGACTGCTGCCCTGGGTCGCCGCGCTGCTGCCGCCCGGCGCGAAGCTGACCGGGCAGTTGGCGCGCTTCGCGGGTGCCGGGTTCGACCACGTCTCTCTGACGGTGGCCGTCGGTCACGAAGACGCGGCCACGGCGCTCTCAAGGCTTGGCGCCATTCGCCGTGAACTGGGTGAGGAGGTGGGCAGGATCAGGATCGCACACACGCGCGCGGAGATCGAGCAGGCCAGGGCCGATGGTGTCCTGTCGGTTTCGTTCCACTTCCAGACCGGCGTTCCGTTCGCCAGCGATCTCGACCTTGTCGACGCGTTCGCCGCAGCCGGCATTAGGCGCGCGCTGCTTGCCTACAACGAGGCCAACCTGTTCGCAGATGGCTGCCATGAACCCCGGAACGCCGGATTGTCTTCGGCGGGCAGGAGGCTCGTGGAGCGGATGGACGACGCGGGCATGGTCATCGACCTGTCGCATTGCGGCGAACGCACAACGCTGGACGTGCTGGAGCTTGCGCTGAAAACCCCGCCCGTATTTTCCCATTCCAATGCGAGGGCGCTGTTCGATCACGAGCGCAACATCAGCGACGAACAGATCAGGCGCTGCGCGGAGCGTGGCGGATATGTCGGCGTGAACGGCGTCGGCATGTTTCTTGGCGCGCCACGCCACCAGATCCCGGCGGCCATGGCGCGCCATGCCGCGCATATTGCGGAGATCGCCGGCGCGGGGCACATCGCGCTTGGTCTCGATTTCATGTTCCTCGAAGGCAGCGACTACGGCTTCTATCACCGGGCGAAAGGGCGCTGGCCGCGCGGCTATCCGCCGCCACCGTGGGACTTCATGCAGCCCGAACAACTGGGCGATCTGGTCGACGCCTTGACGAAGGTCGGCTTCAGCGGGCCGGAGGTTCGCGGCATTCTCGGCCAGAACTATCTGGACGCCGCCGTGTAA
- a CDS encoding pyridoxal phosphate-dependent aminotransferase, producing MPVSRLRDIPGIGVDSIGDAADALASSEMLRLENLDTNIRPPREALEATRTAIDDDDANSYLPFLGIDRVRKAATRRLSRETGIDYDWRSQCIVSAGGLSGILNALLAIIEPGDEVVITDPAYAGLLNRIRLAGGVPKLVPLVVVDGGWRLDVDELARVAGARTRVVLTMSPSMPSGIVHIAEEWAAIADLVRRTGAWLLHDAAMERILYTDAAPFHPARLDGLADRTITVGSVSKEYRMIGWRVGWIVGPRGVMNDIGLVSLTNVVCQVGIGMPGAAAALDAEDDGVAAATAEWRSRRDLILRELDDLPVIRPDGGWSLLIDTVALGMPPAEASRRAFDHGGIAATPMTGWGDEACAGRYLRFVFANEPVDRLRGIRERLRRAWKV from the coding sequence ATGCCTGTTTCCCGCCTCCGTGATATTCCCGGCATCGGTGTCGACAGCATCGGCGATGCCGCTGACGCGTTGGCGAGCAGCGAGATGCTGCGGCTCGAGAATCTCGACACAAACATTCGCCCTCCGCGCGAGGCGCTAGAGGCAACGCGGACGGCGATCGACGACGATGATGCGAACAGCTACCTGCCTTTCCTGGGCATCGACAGGGTCCGGAAGGCAGCGACGCGGCGGCTGAGCCGGGAAACCGGGATCGACTATGACTGGCGAAGCCAGTGCATCGTTTCCGCTGGTGGCCTCTCGGGCATCCTGAACGCCTTGCTGGCCATCATCGAGCCGGGCGACGAGGTCGTCATCACCGACCCCGCCTATGCCGGCTTGCTCAACCGCATCCGTCTTGCCGGTGGCGTGCCGAAACTCGTTCCGCTCGTCGTTGTCGATGGCGGCTGGCGCCTCGACGTTGACGAACTGGCGCGCGTGGCCGGAGCGCGTACGCGCGTTGTCCTGACCATGAGCCCCTCGATGCCGAGCGGGATCGTGCACATTGCGGAGGAGTGGGCCGCGATAGCCGACCTGGTGCGCAGGACTGGCGCGTGGCTTCTTCACGACGCCGCCATGGAGCGCATCCTCTACACCGACGCAGCCCCTTTTCATCCGGCACGGCTGGACGGTCTTGCCGATCGCACCATCACCGTCGGTTCGGTGTCCAAGGAATACAGGATGATCGGCTGGCGGGTCGGGTGGATCGTCGGTCCACGCGGTGTCATGAACGACATCGGTCTGGTCAGCCTGACCAACGTCGTCTGCCAGGTGGGTATCGGCATGCCGGGTGCCGCGGCGGCACTCGATGCCGAGGATGACGGCGTCGCGGCGGCAACCGCCGAATGGCGCTCGAGGCGCGACCTCATTCTTCGGGAACTGGACGACCTGCCCGTCATTCGCCCCGATGGCGGGTGGTCGCTCCTCATCGACACCGTTGCGCTGGGAATGCCTCCCGCGGAAGCATCGCGCCGGGCTTTCGACCACGGCGGCATTGCCGCAACCCCGATGACGGGGTGGGGCGATGAAGCGTGTGCCGGACGCTATCTGCGTTTCGTCTTTGCTAACGAACCCGTGGATCGCCTGCGCGGCATTCGCGAGCGGCTTCGGCGGGCATGGAAGGTCTAG
- a CDS encoding L,D-transpeptidase: protein MNRTTLSATALLAFLLPAVSAGALPPLRGAPSATAESARGDVVLAQYRDVEVYYDRFGNRVIVDAYTGEVVAVERPREYPLDNREARRALPAPGVNNPAALERYRRFRERQLGRAVGPLPGEEAPAFEQPYPGDGTIRRRTLPELDRDREIARGEPIVREPLPENPVTGSTPPPDSSERPASPGRTASRENVAKLQVLLDRAGVSPGVIDGQIGGNVRKALAALKEMTGETLDPADTKLIDAALADTGGDAFETYTITAADAAGPYVASIPADYGQKARMEKLGFTSTVEMLAERFHMDEAYLKQLNPGADFSRPGTRIKVARPGERKTGAVSRIIADKGREQVRAYDATGNLIAAYPATIGSTDTPSPSGTVTVARIAFDPEYTYNPKLNFKQGNNDRILTIPPGPNGPVGSIWIALSKPTYGIHGTPEPARIGKTNSHGCVRLTNWDAFELAKMVTEGVTVEFVE, encoded by the coding sequence ATGAATCGAACGACGCTTTCCGCCACCGCGCTTCTTGCCTTCCTGCTGCCGGCCGTTTCAGCCGGCGCGTTGCCACCCTTGCGCGGCGCGCCTTCGGCCACTGCCGAATCGGCACGCGGCGATGTCGTCCTGGCCCAGTATCGCGACGTCGAGGTCTATTACGACCGTTTCGGCAACCGGGTGATCGTGGACGCTTATACCGGGGAGGTGGTGGCGGTCGAGCGGCCACGCGAATATCCGCTCGACAACCGGGAGGCGCGCCGCGCATTGCCGGCGCCGGGCGTCAACAATCCCGCGGCGCTCGAGCGCTACCGGCGCTTCCGCGAGCGCCAGCTCGGCAGGGCCGTCGGGCCGCTGCCCGGCGAAGAGGCTCCGGCCTTCGAGCAGCCCTATCCTGGCGACGGAACCATTCGCCGGCGGACCTTGCCCGAGCTCGACCGTGATCGCGAGATCGCCAGGGGCGAGCCCATCGTTCGCGAACCGCTGCCGGAGAATCCGGTGACCGGCTCGACACCGCCTCCAGACAGCTCCGAACGGCCCGCTTCGCCAGGCCGGACGGCGTCGCGCGAGAACGTTGCCAAGCTGCAGGTGCTGCTCGATCGTGCGGGCGTCTCGCCCGGGGTGATCGACGGCCAGATCGGCGGCAATGTTCGCAAGGCGCTCGCGGCGCTCAAGGAAATGACCGGGGAAACGCTCGACCCTGCCGATACCAAGCTTATCGACGCGGCCCTTGCCGATACGGGCGGTGACGCCTTCGAGACCTATACGATCACGGCCGCGGACGCCGCCGGGCCGTATGTCGCCTCGATCCCTGCCGATTACGGCCAGAAGGCTCGCATGGAAAAACTCGGCTTCACCTCGACGGTGGAAATGCTGGCGGAGCGCTTTCACATGGACGAGGCTTATCTGAAGCAGCTCAATCCGGGCGCGGATTTCTCCAGACCGGGCACCCGGATCAAGGTCGCGCGTCCCGGGGAGCGCAAGACCGGCGCGGTCTCGCGCATCATCGCGGACAAGGGCCGCGAGCAGGTGCGCGCCTACGATGCGACCGGCAATCTGATCGCGGCCTATCCGGCGACGATCGGCTCGACCGACACGCCTTCGCCGAGCGGCACGGTGACGGTGGCGCGGATCGCGTTCGACCCCGAATACACCTACAATCCGAAGCTCAACTTCAAGCAGGGCAACAACGACCGCATCCTCACCATCCCGCCCGGCCCGAACGGACCCGTCGGCTCGATATGGATCGCGCTCTCCAAGCCGACCTACGGCATCCACGGCACGCCGGAACCGGCGCGCATCGGCAAGACCAACAGCCATGGCTGCGTCCGGCTCACCAACTGGGATGCGTTTGAGTTGGCGAAGATGGTCACCGAAGGTGTGACGGTGGAATTCGTCGAGTAG